From the genome of Phreatobacter cathodiphilus, one region includes:
- the cobU gene encoding bifunctional adenosylcobinamide kinase/adenosylcobinamide-phosphate guanylyltransferase: MTLPPLTLVLGGARSGKSRHAERLVEAVPGPWTYIATAQAFDGEMRDRIALHRQRRGAGWSTVDAPLDLAGALFAAPPGGAVLVDCLTLWLTNVMLAERDPAAESLALVAACRAAPGPLVLVGNEVGLGIVPDNALARRFRDAAGRLHQDLAAAADRVVFMVAGLPMQVK; this comes from the coding sequence ATGACCCTTCCCCCCCTCACCCTGGTCCTCGGCGGCGCCCGTTCCGGCAAGAGCCGTCATGCCGAGCGGCTCGTCGAGGCCGTCCCCGGTCCCTGGACCTACATCGCCACGGCCCAGGCCTTCGACGGGGAGATGCGCGACCGCATCGCCCTCCACCGCCAGCGCCGCGGAGCCGGCTGGAGCACCGTGGACGCCCCGCTCGACCTCGCCGGCGCCCTCTTCGCCGCACCGCCGGGCGGCGCCGTGCTGGTCGACTGCCTGACCCTCTGGCTCACCAACGTCATGCTCGCCGAGCGCGATCCTGCGGCCGAATCGCTGGCGCTGGTCGCCGCCTGCCGGGCAGCGCCCGGTCCGCTGGTCCTCGTCGGCAACGAGGTCGGGCTCGGTATCGTGCCGGACAATGCGCTGGCCCGCCGCTTCCGCGACGCCGCCGGCCGGCTGCACCAGGACCTTGCGGCCGCGGCCGACCGCGTGGTCTTCATGGTCGCCGGCCTGCCCATGCAGGTGAAATGA
- a CDS encoding DUF1636 family protein has translation MSQPVESPASAGCEPVRLMVCTTCRAAGADADAPRPGVQLLAALGEAIGADTDAGARVVVEPVECLSVCKRPCTVSITAPGRWTYVYGDVDPAAHAGPLVAFAAQYQATADGLVPWRERPDFIRKGVVARIPPLGRATP, from the coding sequence ATGTCACAACCTGTCGAAAGCCCGGCTTCGGCCGGATGCGAACCCGTTCGCCTGATGGTCTGCACGACCTGCCGGGCAGCCGGCGCCGACGCGGACGCGCCGCGTCCCGGCGTACAGCTCCTCGCCGCCCTCGGCGAGGCCATCGGGGCCGATACCGATGCGGGCGCCCGTGTCGTCGTCGAGCCGGTCGAGTGCCTGTCGGTCTGCAAGCGTCCCTGCACGGTGTCCATCACGGCGCCGGGCCGCTGGACCTATGTCTATGGCGACGTGGACCCGGCGGCCCATGCCGGGCCGCTCGTCGCCTTCGCCGCCCAGTACCAGGCCACCGCCGACGGGCTCGTGCCCTGGCGCGAGCGCCCGGACTTCATCCGCAAGGGCGTCGTCGCCCGCATTCCCCCGCTGGGCCGAGCCACGCCATGA
- a CDS encoding HupE/UreJ family protein: MSTIVRTALTTALAALAATGPALAHHPMGGATPTTFLQGLLSGFGHPILGLDHLAALVVVGLLASRAGRGWFILPALWIGAMGVGVAAHLGSVDLPGAELLVAGSLVAIALIAVLNPALPVAVTGSAFLVGGFAHGHALAESVVGAEPMPIAAYLVGLVVVQAAITTAIAFAARRLFPAGAEAPAGFRAAAGAMGAVGLVFLVIAARSLA; encoded by the coding sequence ATGTCGACCATCGTTCGTACCGCCCTGACCACCGCTCTCGCAGCGCTCGCCGCGACGGGCCCGGCCCTCGCCCACCACCCGATGGGCGGCGCGACGCCGACCACCTTCCTGCAGGGTCTGCTCTCCGGCTTCGGCCATCCGATTCTCGGCCTCGACCATCTCGCCGCGCTCGTCGTGGTCGGCCTCCTCGCCTCCCGTGCCGGCCGCGGCTGGTTCATCCTGCCCGCGCTGTGGATCGGAGCCATGGGCGTCGGCGTCGCCGCCCACCTCGGCAGCGTCGACCTGCCCGGAGCCGAACTCCTGGTGGCCGGCAGCCTCGTCGCCATCGCGCTGATCGCCGTGCTCAATCCCGCCCTGCCGGTCGCCGTGACCGGCTCCGCCTTCCTGGTCGGCGGCTTCGCCCACGGCCATGCCCTGGCCGAGAGCGTGGTGGGCGCCGAGCCCATGCCGATCGCCGCCTATCTCGTCGGCCTCGTCGTCGTGCAGGCCGCCATCACCACCGCCATCGCGTTCGCTGCGCGCCGACTGTTCCCGGCCGGCGCCGAGGCCCCGGCGGGGTTCCGCGCGGCCGCGGGCGCCATGGGCGCCGTCGGCCTCGTCTTCCTGGTGATCGCCGCCCGAAGCCTCGCCTGA
- the cobW gene encoding cobalamin biosynthesis protein CobW — MTPTKIPCTIVTGFLGAGKTTLVRHLLENAGGRRLAVLVNEFGDLGFDGSFLAGCGIAGCTAEDIVELPNGCICCTVADDFVPALEKLLGRADPPDHILIETSGLALPKPLVGAFNWPAIRSRVTVDGVVAVVDGPAVAEGTFADDPEALAAQRAGDGAVDHDNPLEEVFEDQILCADLILLNKCDGLSEADRLRVRAEIAAHLPKAIKIVEAAHGRIEPALVIGLGAAAESDLSARPSHHESEADHDHDDFDSAAFALPKVAAPEELTARVARAAEAEGVLRVKGFTAVADKPMRLVIQGVGRRISHHYDRPFAAGEPREGRLVVIGLKGFDRAAVAAALAD, encoded by the coding sequence ATGACCCCCACCAAGATCCCCTGCACCATCGTCACCGGCTTCCTCGGTGCCGGAAAGACGACGCTCGTCCGCCACCTGCTCGAGAATGCCGGCGGCCGCCGCCTCGCGGTTCTCGTCAACGAGTTCGGCGACCTCGGCTTCGACGGCTCCTTCCTCGCCGGCTGTGGCATCGCCGGCTGCACGGCGGAGGACATCGTGGAGCTTCCCAACGGCTGCATCTGCTGCACGGTGGCGGACGATTTCGTTCCGGCGCTGGAAAAGCTGCTCGGCCGCGCCGATCCGCCGGACCACATCCTCATCGAGACCTCCGGCCTCGCCCTGCCGAAGCCGCTCGTCGGCGCCTTCAACTGGCCGGCGATCCGCTCGCGCGTTACCGTGGACGGCGTCGTCGCCGTGGTGGACGGACCGGCGGTCGCGGAGGGGACCTTCGCCGACGACCCGGAGGCGCTGGCGGCGCAGCGCGCCGGAGACGGCGCGGTCGACCACGACAATCCGCTGGAGGAGGTCTTCGAGGACCAGATCCTCTGCGCCGACCTCATCCTCCTCAACAAGTGCGACGGGCTCTCCGAGGCCGACCGCCTGCGCGTGCGGGCCGAGATCGCGGCGCATCTGCCCAAGGCCATCAAGATCGTCGAGGCCGCCCACGGGCGGATCGAGCCGGCGCTCGTCATCGGCCTCGGTGCCGCGGCCGAGAGTGATCTGTCGGCCCGCCCCTCGCACCACGAGAGCGAGGCCGACCACGACCACGACGACTTCGACAGCGCCGCCTTCGCCCTGCCGAAGGTCGCGGCGCCGGAGGAGCTCACCGCGCGCGTCGCCCGGGCGGCGGAGGCCGAGGGCGTGCTGCGGGTCAAGGGCTTCACGGCGGTGGCCGACAAGCCGATGCGGCTGGTGATCCAGGGCGTTGGACGGCGGATCTCCCACCACTACGACCGGCCCTTCGCGGCCGGCGAGCCGCGTGAGGGCAGGCTGGTGGTCATCGGCCTCAAGGGCTTTGACCGCGCGGCCGTCGCCGCGGCCCTGGCGGACTGA